The proteins below are encoded in one region of Sulfolobus islandicus Y.N.15.51:
- the speB gene encoding agmatinase, whose translation MRQIDALKSPRFTQISTFGRLPICGRDEEIKAAFLGIPFDDAVTYRPGARFGPMGIRQGSRLLRPYNQFLDTYPFDKLNACDMGDINIIPGYIEDTMNIIQTNLYEIISSKNLVPFITGGDHSITLPVLRALHKKYGKINIIHLDSHYDFWDSYWGKKHTHGTWLRRAIEEGLIKEAIQGGIRASTFSKEDLKDKERLGVKSFTIRDLKYNLDSVIREINSLSGPTHVSIDIDVVDPAFAPGTGTPEVGGLTSFEIIEIIRKLRFDKLVGFDVVEVAPPYDVSEITTMLAANIIYEGMSVLSLNL comes from the coding sequence ATGAGGCAAATAGACGCGTTAAAATCTCCACGCTTCACACAAATTTCTACCTTCGGTAGATTACCAATTTGCGGAAGAGATGAGGAAATAAAGGCGGCGTTTTTAGGAATACCTTTCGATGATGCTGTAACTTATAGACCGGGAGCCAGATTTGGACCAATGGGAATAAGACAAGGATCTAGATTATTAAGACCTTACAATCAATTCCTAGATACTTATCCTTTTGATAAGCTTAACGCTTGTGATATGGGTGATATAAACATTATTCCGGGGTACATTGAGGATACAATGAACATAATACAAACGAATCTTTATGAAATAATATCATCAAAAAACCTAGTGCCCTTTATAACTGGTGGAGATCACTCAATCACGTTACCCGTTTTAAGGGCTTTACATAAGAAGTATGGAAAAATAAATATCATACACTTGGATTCACATTACGACTTCTGGGATTCCTATTGGGGTAAGAAACATACGCATGGTACGTGGTTGAGGAGGGCAATTGAAGAGGGCTTAATCAAAGAAGCTATACAAGGAGGAATTAGGGCCTCAACGTTCTCGAAAGAAGATCTTAAAGATAAGGAGAGGTTAGGAGTGAAGAGTTTCACAATTAGAGATTTAAAGTATAATTTAGATTCTGTTATAAGGGAAATAAATTCCCTATCTGGTCCCACACACGTTTCCATTGATATAGATGTTGTAGATCCGGCGTTTGCCCCTGGGACTGGTACGCCAGAAGTGGGTGGTTTGACAAGCTTCGAAATTATAGAAATTATCAGAAAGCTGAGATTTGATAAACTAGTTGGATTTGATGTTGTAGAAGTTGCCCCACCATATGATGTAAGCGAAATCACCACAATGTTAGCTGCGAATATCATCTATGAAGGAATGAGCGTACTCTCACTAAATCTTTAA
- a CDS encoding uracil-DNA glycosylase encodes MENFISRLISCNKCPRLTQYRNSFPDNYWKKPVPPNGEINAEIVIIGLAPAANGGNRTGRMFTGDESSNNLTNALYAVGFANQPFSISKDDGLKLFRVYITSAVKCAPPQNKPNKDEIINCSTFLEEEVRMLENAKVYIAFGKVAWDSIIYVFKKIGYSVPNVKFYHGALVKVTKPDMSIIWLIGSYHPSPRNMKTGRLTMNMLVEIFSTAKKLVSNKERIT; translated from the coding sequence GTGGAAAACTTTATATCTAGGCTAATTTCGTGCAACAAGTGCCCTAGACTTACACAATATAGAAACTCCTTTCCCGATAATTACTGGAAAAAGCCAGTTCCTCCAAATGGTGAGATTAATGCTGAAATAGTGATAATAGGCTTAGCACCAGCAGCGAATGGGGGAAATAGGACAGGAAGAATGTTTACCGGAGATGAGAGTTCTAATAATCTTACCAATGCTTTATATGCAGTTGGATTTGCAAATCAGCCGTTTTCAATTTCTAAGGATGATGGCTTAAAGTTGTTTCGTGTTTACATTACCTCTGCAGTGAAATGTGCACCTCCACAAAATAAGCCTAATAAGGATGAGATAATTAACTGTTCAACATTCTTGGAAGAGGAGGTAAGGATGCTAGAAAACGCAAAAGTTTATATCGCATTTGGTAAAGTCGCATGGGATTCAATCATTTACGTTTTTAAAAAAATTGGATATAGCGTTCCTAACGTAAAATTTTATCATGGTGCTTTAGTAAAGGTTACAAAGCCAGATATGTCAATAATATGGCTAATAGGAAGCTATCATCCAAGTCCAAGGAATATGAAAACTGGAAGGCTAACAATGAATATGCTGGTTGAAATATTTAGCACTGCTAAAAAGTTGGTGAGTAATAAGGAAAGAATTACCTAA
- a CDS encoding carbonic anhydrase — MSVYSGMKLVVSCMDRRLNSYLKKKYPDAIVIRNAGANVNSLLITFEKYKDRVDDVILLPHTDCGAMKVVYSSLKEGKKITSLVEEKLVSQFSSKKFSSLSELERLNMEIQKENLKRIFGDKVRTELIDVNKIEIPPSNEPYMAYVSKPSQLAELSSNIYHISAEDKEIWDSLDIAVYAMKINKIITPDEKTVEKIKAAYPSVIVSTTSF; from the coding sequence ATGTCCGTATATAGTGGGATGAAGTTAGTTGTTTCTTGTATGGATAGGAGATTAAATTCTTATCTGAAGAAAAAGTATCCAGATGCTATAGTCATTAGAAATGCTGGAGCCAATGTTAATTCACTTTTGATAACGTTCGAAAAATACAAGGATAGAGTTGATGATGTGATTTTATTACCCCATACCGATTGTGGGGCAATGAAGGTTGTTTACTCCTCCTTAAAAGAAGGAAAGAAAATAACATCGCTTGTTGAGGAGAAGCTAGTGAGTCAGTTTAGCTCAAAGAAATTTAGCTCCCTTTCAGAGTTGGAAAGGTTGAACATGGAAATTCAAAAGGAAAATCTGAAAAGAATATTTGGAGATAAAGTAAGGACTGAGTTAATAGATGTAAATAAGATAGAAATTCCACCTTCTAACGAGCCTTACATGGCCTACGTAAGTAAACCTTCCCAGTTAGCTGAATTGAGTTCAAATATCTACCATATTTCAGCTGAAGATAAGGAAATTTGGGACAGTTTAGATATAGCAGTCTACGCTATGAAGATAAATAAAATTATAACTCCAGACGAGAAAACTGTTGAAAAGATAAAAGCTGCCTACCCTTCAGTTATCGTCTCTACTACTTCTTTCTAA
- a CDS encoding DUF433 domain-containing protein has translation MDLPGYDYIVVYKDIHFGRPHIAGTLIRPESVLYELAKDKTFDEVSKAFYNQINLKQIKECIKYAIDVMKILKYYKKVKPKVPRRLKRKLGPTSYAFIDKENENNKYDPTIKNSNVKVVDVLNKLYEGKEISQVTEELSIPKEAVIESILYSASLIDDFHLSLSEFKDPASVVIESFNYIRKK, from the coding sequence GTGGACCTTCCAGGTTACGATTACATCGTAGTATATAAGGATATTCATTTTGGGAGACCACATATAGCTGGAACTTTAATCAGGCCGGAAAGCGTACTATATGAACTTGCAAAAGATAAAACATTTGACGAAGTTTCAAAGGCGTTTTACAATCAAATAAACTTAAAACAAATCAAGGAGTGTATAAAATACGCCATTGATGTGATGAAAATATTAAAATATTATAAGAAAGTAAAGCCGAAAGTCCCAAGACGGTTGAAGAGAAAATTAGGACCTACTAGCTACGCTTTCATAGATAAGGAAAATGAAAATAATAAATATGATCCTACAATAAAAAATTCTAATGTGAAAGTAGTAGATGTTCTAAACAAACTATATGAAGGAAAGGAAATTTCACAAGTAACTGAGGAGCTAAGTATACCCAAAGAGGCCGTAATTGAGTCAATTCTCTACTCTGCTTCACTTATAGATGATTTTCACTTATCGTTATCTGAGTTCAAGGATCCTGCTTCAGTAGTAATTGAATCCTTTAACTATATTAGAAAGAAGTAG
- a CDS encoding M20/M25/M40 family metallo-hydrolase produces MDEELYTLIEFLKKPSISATGEGIEETANYLKETIEKLLGVKSNIEKTKGHPVVYAEINVNAKKTLLVYNHYDVQPVDPISEWKRAPFSATIENDRIYARGASDNKGTLMARLFAIKHLIDKHELNVNVKLLYEGEEEIGSVNLEDYIEKNDNKLKADSVIMEGAGLDPKGRPQIVLGVKGLLYVELVLDYGTKDLHSSNAPLVRNPCIDLSKVISTLVDMEGRVLIEGFYNDVRELTEEERELIKKYDIDVEELRKALGFKELRYSDREKIAEALLTYPTCNIDGFECGYTGKGSKTIVPHRAFAKLDFRLVPNQDPYKIFELLKKHLQKVGFNGEIITHGFEYPVRTSVNSPVVKAMIESARRVYGTEPQVIPNSAGTQPMGLFVYKLGIRDAVSAIGAGGYYSNAHAPNENIRIDDYYKAIKHTEEFLKLYSTL; encoded by the coding sequence GTGGATGAGGAACTTTATACTTTAATTGAATTCTTAAAGAAACCCTCTATATCTGCAACTGGAGAAGGAATAGAAGAAACGGCGAACTATCTCAAGGAAACCATCGAGAAATTATTGGGCGTAAAGTCAAATATTGAGAAGACTAAGGGTCATCCGGTAGTGTATGCTGAAATTAACGTTAATGCTAAAAAAACGCTACTTGTTTACAACCATTATGACGTTCAACCAGTGGATCCAATAAGCGAGTGGAAAAGAGCACCCTTTTCAGCAACAATTGAAAATGACAGAATCTACGCCAGAGGAGCCTCGGACAATAAAGGAACTTTAATGGCAAGGTTATTTGCTATTAAGCACTTAATAGATAAGCACGAATTGAATGTTAATGTGAAATTACTTTACGAGGGAGAGGAGGAAATTGGCAGTGTAAATTTGGAAGACTATATCGAAAAGAATGATAATAAACTAAAGGCAGATTCAGTGATAATGGAGGGTGCTGGTTTAGACCCTAAAGGAAGACCACAAATAGTGCTAGGAGTAAAAGGGTTATTATATGTTGAACTAGTGCTTGACTATGGAACTAAAGATCTACACTCTTCAAATGCGCCCTTGGTTAGAAATCCATGCATAGACCTATCTAAGGTAATATCTACATTGGTAGATATGGAAGGAAGAGTGTTGATTGAGGGGTTTTATAATGATGTAAGAGAATTAACGGAAGAAGAAAGAGAGTTAATAAAGAAATATGATATCGATGTAGAGGAACTAAGGAAAGCGTTAGGGTTTAAAGAATTAAGGTATTCTGATAGGGAAAAGATTGCTGAAGCATTACTAACTTATCCAACTTGTAATATTGATGGATTCGAATGTGGATATACTGGAAAGGGCAGTAAAACAATCGTACCGCATAGAGCATTTGCGAAATTGGATTTTAGGCTAGTCCCTAATCAAGATCCTTACAAGATTTTCGAGCTGTTGAAGAAACACCTCCAAAAGGTTGGCTTTAATGGGGAAATAATTACTCATGGCTTCGAATATCCTGTTAGGACATCAGTTAACTCTCCAGTAGTCAAAGCAATGATAGAATCCGCTAGAAGAGTATATGGCACTGAACCACAAGTTATTCCTAATTCTGCTGGTACGCAACCCATGGGGCTTTTTGTTTATAAGTTGGGGATAAGGGATGCAGTCAGTGCAATAGGTGCTGGAGGGTATTACTCGAATGCGCATGCGCCTAATGAAAATATTAGGATAGATGACTACTATAAAGCTATAAAACATACTGAGGAATTTCTAAAATTATATTCGACACTATAA
- a CDS encoding 4-hydroxyphenylacetate 3-hydroxylase family protein gives MVLRTGEEYVNAIRHRNKVEIYVMGKEVKDVTEHPFLKPSVLAFKATYDAAHEEDSKSLGRAWSSFINEEVNRFTHIHRSPEDLAVKVKLLRKISHKTGACFQRCVGWDALNTIYVTSRLMAEKGKKEYYERFVEYLKYVQKNDIALAGAMTDVKGVRTLRPNEQPHAYLRVTQVTKDGIYVSGAKANITGIAASEEIIVMPTRAMGEKDKDFAVAFSIPLDTESIKVIIGRQVNDGRRLEEGEIDGLPYRTNHEGLVIFDNVFVPMERVFMLGDWQMSGILVEIFSSYHRQGYGGCKSGLGDVIIGAAYNLAKQIGVEKAPHIQNKLNEMVLLNENMYGSGIAASLDAVKLCEDGCWWVNPMFANVTKQLVTRFPYEITKFSTDIAGGIIGTAPSEWDLKNPKLKPYIEKYLQGMMDYSTEDRLRMVRLLENIGFSVAFLIESVHGAGSPEAQRIAINRVYDYEYAEKIAKYLSQTEKRIEFKENAEPWRSTDTEKLANNGGQK, from the coding sequence ATGGTTCTAAGAACTGGGGAAGAGTACGTTAATGCAATTAGACATAGGAATAAGGTTGAAATTTACGTTATGGGGAAGGAAGTAAAGGATGTAACAGAGCACCCTTTCTTAAAGCCTTCAGTACTTGCATTTAAAGCAACTTATGATGCAGCCCATGAGGAGGATAGTAAATCTTTAGGTAGAGCATGGAGTTCCTTTATTAATGAAGAGGTAAATAGATTCACCCATATCCATAGATCTCCAGAGGATTTGGCAGTCAAGGTTAAACTTCTGAGAAAGATTAGTCACAAAACGGGAGCTTGTTTTCAAAGATGCGTAGGTTGGGACGCACTAAATACAATATACGTCACCTCCAGACTTATGGCGGAAAAGGGTAAAAAGGAGTATTATGAGAGATTTGTTGAATATCTGAAATACGTTCAAAAGAATGATATAGCGTTAGCTGGAGCCATGACCGATGTTAAAGGTGTAAGAACGTTAAGACCTAATGAACAACCTCACGCCTACTTAAGAGTAACTCAGGTTACTAAAGATGGTATTTATGTCTCAGGTGCTAAGGCCAATATAACCGGAATAGCAGCATCTGAAGAAATTATTGTAATGCCAACTAGAGCAATGGGTGAGAAAGATAAGGATTTTGCGGTAGCCTTTTCCATCCCCTTAGATACTGAGAGTATTAAAGTTATAATAGGAAGACAAGTTAATGATGGGAGAAGGTTAGAAGAAGGGGAGATAGATGGATTGCCCTATCGCACTAATCATGAGGGCTTGGTAATATTTGATAACGTCTTCGTCCCAATGGAAAGAGTGTTTATGTTAGGGGATTGGCAGATGAGCGGAATCCTAGTTGAAATTTTCAGCTCCTATCATAGGCAAGGCTATGGAGGTTGTAAATCTGGATTAGGGGATGTGATAATTGGCGCAGCATATAATTTAGCTAAACAAATTGGAGTTGAAAAAGCTCCACATATTCAGAACAAGCTGAATGAAATGGTTTTGTTGAATGAGAACATGTATGGAAGTGGTATTGCTGCCAGTCTAGACGCAGTTAAGTTATGTGAGGATGGGTGCTGGTGGGTGAATCCCATGTTTGCAAACGTTACTAAGCAATTAGTTACGAGATTTCCTTACGAGATTACTAAGTTTTCAACAGATATCGCAGGAGGTATAATAGGCACTGCTCCTAGTGAGTGGGACTTAAAGAACCCTAAACTTAAACCATATATTGAGAAGTACCTACAAGGTATGATGGACTACAGTACGGAAGATAGGCTAAGAATGGTAAGATTATTGGAGAATATAGGGTTTAGTGTAGCGTTTCTCATTGAGTCAGTTCACGGAGCAGGTAGTCCAGAGGCTCAGAGAATTGCAATAAATAGGGTTTATGATTACGAGTATGCTGAAAAGATTGCTAAATACTTATCACAAACAGAGAAGAGAATTGAGTTTAAGGAAAACGCAGAGCCTTGGAGAAGTACAGATACGGAAAAGCTAGCTAATAATGGAGGCCAAAAATAA
- a CDS encoding CBS domain-containing protein, translating to MKVLDVANPIVITVFPESSLKEAIDILSNNPTGRIVVLKEEKPIGMVSTRDVVASFSEYGTNIYDLKVKDLMSKDLITVWPNDDVNHVVRIMLMNNIGGIPVVDNNAIVGIFTEREVLKLIASSMFSGLVDSVMSSNVVSIGEESTILEAAKLMAMNNVRRLPVFSKNNKLIGIITAADIVKYLAKNKNIGKVLDAGTKNPITISRYYSILNAAKLMIEKRIGTLPVMENQKLVGIVTERDLMYAYINIV from the coding sequence ATGAAAGTGCTTGATGTAGCAAATCCTATTGTAATAACTGTTTTCCCAGAGTCCTCCTTAAAGGAGGCAATTGATATACTTTCCAATAATCCAACAGGTAGAATTGTTGTTTTGAAGGAGGAAAAGCCTATTGGAATGGTTTCTACTAGGGATGTTGTTGCCTCTTTCAGCGAATACGGGACTAATATATACGATTTAAAGGTTAAGGATTTAATGAGTAAGGATTTAATTACTGTCTGGCCCAATGATGACGTCAATCATGTAGTTAGAATAATGTTAATGAACAATATTGGAGGAATTCCAGTAGTTGATAATAACGCTATTGTGGGTATTTTTACTGAAAGAGAGGTCTTGAAACTAATAGCATCCTCGATGTTCTCTGGATTAGTTGATTCCGTGATGTCAAGTAACGTAGTATCCATAGGTGAGGAAAGCACAATATTAGAAGCTGCCAAACTAATGGCCATGAATAACGTGAGGAGATTACCAGTATTTAGCAAGAATAACAAACTGATTGGCATAATTACTGCAGCTGATATAGTTAAATATCTAGCTAAGAATAAAAACATAGGAAAAGTCCTAGATGCTGGTACTAAAAACCCAATAACTATTAGCAGATATTACAGTATATTAAATGCGGCTAAATTGATGATAGAAAAGAGAATAGGCACATTACCAGTTATGGAGAATCAAAAATTAGTTGGAATAGTTACTGAAAGAGACCTTATGTATGCATACATTAACATAGTATAA
- the treH1 gene encoding alpha,alpha-trehalase TreH1, whose translation MKTLGFISNQITSALIDLSSIVWFPVPKFDSPSVFTRLLDEDGGEFSILPEGQEIIAVKQEYVYPLVIMTVIRTKQGEINITDLIPLGETVIIRKVESEIPFKVVFRPRFYYSLYKPIIGGSKFVNPRGRDCIAFLYDFSGKVKRSGNYVWNFSNGKGYLIANYASDVKHGVFSERGSTLNAMYERSFENTINYWKSTDVKDVKSFNDLYKASIYTMLGSIYAPSGGVVAAPTTSLPEVEGGKRNWDYRFAWIRDSSIIAEALLEAGFIVEARRIINFLLSLINFSSKPFYYPLYTIEGTIPPPERKLRWLSGYKNSKPVRIGNGASSQIQLDIEGFFISALYKYVKLTNDQVFLKDVFSKVKYIGDWIAENWSLKDSGIWEDRGSPQHYTHSKIMMWIALDKIGKLANLIGYADIWAKERDKLRNWIFTNCVKNNYFIRYCGNTDDVDSSLLSASLYGFIEVNDNIFINTLTKIENDLKTDVFVKRYKTDFMGEAKHPFLLTTVWLARVYMRLEKIDGAIEILDKINKISRELHLVGEHIDVEKGEFTGNFPQIFVHGQLVIAIKELNEMLTDKNII comes from the coding sequence ATGAAAACACTTGGATTCATATCAAATCAGATAACATCAGCCCTAATTGATTTATCCTCAATTGTTTGGTTTCCAGTACCCAAGTTCGACTCTCCGTCAGTGTTCACTAGGTTGTTAGATGAAGATGGAGGAGAGTTTTCCATATTACCAGAAGGACAAGAAATAATAGCTGTTAAACAAGAATATGTTTATCCATTAGTAATAATGACTGTCATACGTACTAAGCAAGGCGAAATAAATATTACTGATCTCATACCATTGGGTGAAACAGTAATTATAAGAAAGGTTGAATCGGAAATTCCTTTTAAGGTCGTGTTTAGACCTAGATTCTATTATTCTCTATACAAGCCCATAATCGGTGGTAGTAAATTTGTAAATCCAAGAGGAAGGGATTGTATAGCGTTTCTTTACGACTTTTCAGGCAAGGTCAAAAGATCCGGAAATTACGTTTGGAATTTTAGTAATGGGAAAGGATATTTAATAGCCAACTATGCCTCTGACGTTAAACACGGCGTTTTTAGCGAAAGGGGTTCAACGTTAAATGCCATGTATGAAAGATCATTTGAAAATACGATAAACTATTGGAAAAGTACTGATGTGAAAGACGTTAAATCATTTAATGACCTTTATAAGGCATCCATATATACAATGCTAGGCTCTATTTATGCGCCTTCTGGAGGAGTAGTTGCAGCTCCTACAACTTCTTTACCAGAAGTTGAAGGTGGAAAGAGAAATTGGGATTATAGATTTGCATGGATAAGAGATTCTTCGATTATAGCTGAAGCCTTGTTAGAAGCTGGATTCATTGTAGAAGCTAGAAGAATAATAAACTTCTTACTTTCACTCATAAATTTCTCGTCAAAGCCATTTTACTATCCCCTATATACAATAGAAGGTACAATTCCTCCCCCTGAAAGGAAATTACGATGGCTATCTGGATACAAGAATTCTAAACCAGTAAGAATAGGAAACGGGGCTTCTTCTCAGATTCAATTAGATATCGAAGGATTTTTCATTTCGGCTCTTTATAAATATGTAAAGTTGACTAATGATCAAGTGTTTCTGAAAGACGTTTTTAGTAAAGTGAAGTACATTGGGGACTGGATAGCAGAGAATTGGAGCTTAAAAGATTCTGGTATTTGGGAGGATAGGGGGAGTCCTCAACACTATACTCACTCTAAAATTATGATGTGGATAGCACTGGATAAAATAGGGAAACTAGCAAACTTAATCGGATATGCTGACATTTGGGCTAAAGAGAGGGATAAGCTTAGAAACTGGATATTCACTAACTGTGTAAAGAACAATTATTTTATCAGATATTGTGGGAATACTGATGATGTAGATTCATCATTACTATCAGCATCATTATATGGGTTTATTGAAGTTAACGATAATATATTTATTAATACCCTGACGAAAATTGAAAATGACCTAAAAACTGATGTATTTGTGAAAAGATACAAGACCGATTTCATGGGAGAAGCGAAACACCCATTTTTACTGACTACAGTATGGCTTGCTAGAGTTTATATGCGATTAGAAAAAATAGATGGTGCTATAGAAATATTGGATAAGATCAATAAGATTTCAAGAGAACTACATTTAGTGGGTGAACATATCGACGTAGAAAAAGGGGAGTTTACTGGCAACTTTCCTCAAATTTTTGTACATGGGCAGTTAGTAATTGCAATAAAAGAGCTTAACGAGATGTTAACTGATAAAAATATTATATAG
- a CDS encoding Nre family DNA repair protein yields the protein MIRPELCIRCRGAKYLCGLSYCPIIVNTKTVRIDFKEVYGSSPPTVFVGRFSYPKITIYPSTPPILGDTTKFEDSKYWLNTDLSEFLSMRLSLVRGGVKYHRDDARLPDRFLLDIQSITISSRPVELDLRLKRIPSGGILDESLPPLGPSAPLEKLEIATLPPPLAVVEKVYDDNDMRAKDGIMKLYNAGIDVEKISRILSIGGIGKERKLVPTRWSITAVDKAISDTLIENIKSYDTIDKVEVYFRKHNKNIFIAILLPRDWSFEWGEAWYPGSTWNKFGNYVDIEVDNERYHGRSDYPEIGGCYYASRLGVTEFLASRKRQATAILWREIYGGFNLPLGVWFVRENVREMFKGKPVVFDDITTALNFVKRLLRSDLKQWLSKSVLSFNTIDKWLK from the coding sequence GTGATAAGGCCAGAATTATGCATAAGGTGTAGAGGAGCAAAGTACCTTTGCGGTCTTTCATACTGTCCAATCATAGTTAATACTAAAACGGTAAGAATAGATTTCAAGGAGGTATATGGTTCTTCCCCACCAACCGTCTTTGTAGGTAGATTTAGTTATCCCAAAATTACAATTTATCCCTCTACTCCGCCAATTTTGGGTGATACAACTAAGTTTGAAGACTCCAAATATTGGCTTAATACTGACTTAAGTGAGTTCTTATCGATGAGGCTTTCCTTAGTTAGAGGTGGTGTCAAATATCACAGAGATGATGCAAGATTACCAGATAGGTTTTTACTGGATATTCAGAGTATAACAATATCATCGAGACCAGTTGAATTGGATTTAAGGCTGAAGAGAATACCTTCTGGAGGTATTTTAGATGAAAGTCTGCCACCTCTAGGTCCTTCAGCACCATTGGAAAAGCTTGAAATAGCTACATTGCCTCCTCCCTTAGCAGTAGTAGAGAAGGTTTATGATGATAACGATATGAGAGCTAAAGATGGTATAATGAAATTATATAATGCAGGGATTGACGTAGAAAAAATATCCAGGATATTAAGTATTGGTGGAATTGGGAAGGAAAGAAAATTAGTACCTACTAGATGGAGTATAACAGCAGTGGATAAGGCTATTTCCGATACTCTAATTGAGAATATAAAGAGTTATGACACGATAGACAAGGTTGAAGTATATTTCAGAAAACATAATAAGAATATTTTCATCGCAATTCTTCTTCCTAGAGATTGGAGCTTTGAATGGGGAGAAGCCTGGTATCCTGGAAGTACTTGGAATAAGTTTGGCAACTATGTTGATATAGAAGTGGATAACGAAAGGTATCATGGTAGATCTGATTATCCAGAAATAGGTGGCTGTTATTACGCTTCTAGATTAGGGGTGACGGAATTCTTGGCAAGCAGAAAGAGACAAGCCACTGCAATACTATGGAGGGAAATATATGGAGGATTCAACTTGCCATTAGGTGTTTGGTTTGTTAGGGAAAACGTTAGGGAAATGTTTAAAGGCAAGCCAGTAGTATTTGACGACATAACTACTGCCTTAAATTTCGTTAAGAGATTATTAAGGTCTGATTTAAAGCAGTGGTTAAGCAAGTCAGTACTCTCCTTTAATACCATTGATAAGTGGTTAAAATGA
- a CDS encoding SPL family radical SAM protein: MIVKSIRVKSALSKSGLKELNYSLNPYLGCVFSCPYCYAPNFTPDREASENWGKVVAVKENLLEVLEREVKIYKRGVVGISTITDAYQPIEALRKLTRESLKILLKNGFRVSIQTKSPLILRDIDLLLEYKDRVDVGFTVTSLNNKLELNAPPAKGRLRALEKLSNEGLETWIFLGPIIQGVNDAEIENIIREISNIKVRVIFDSFHYYRGLKFKEGSTQWWVNLRNRILENCKRYGMECHEESEDWIYEKRRYYKTF, encoded by the coding sequence ATGATTGTAAAGTCCATTAGGGTGAAATCTGCTTTAAGTAAATCTGGATTGAAAGAGTTAAACTATAGTCTAAATCCTTATTTAGGTTGTGTATTTTCTTGCCCCTATTGTTATGCCCCCAATTTCACTCCAGATAGGGAGGCTTCAGAAAATTGGGGGAAAGTTGTAGCCGTTAAGGAGAACTTGCTTGAGGTTTTAGAGAGAGAAGTGAAAATCTATAAGAGGGGAGTAGTTGGGATATCCACGATAACTGATGCTTATCAACCAATAGAGGCTTTAAGAAAGCTCACTAGGGAAAGTCTAAAGATATTATTAAAAAATGGTTTCAGAGTTTCAATTCAGACCAAGTCACCCTTAATTTTAAGGGATATTGACTTACTCTTAGAATACAAGGATAGAGTTGATGTTGGATTTACAGTTACTAGTTTAAATAATAAGTTAGAACTTAACGCACCTCCAGCTAAAGGTAGATTGAGAGCCTTAGAGAAACTCAGTAATGAAGGGCTAGAAACTTGGATTTTCCTAGGGCCTATTATTCAAGGTGTAAATGATGCTGAGATAGAGAATATAATCCGAGAAATTTCAAATATTAAGGTAAGGGTAATTTTCGACAGTTTCCATTACTATAGGGGGTTAAAATTTAAGGAGGGTTCTACGCAGTGGTGGGTTAATTTGAGGAATAGAATATTGGAGAATTGTAAGAGATATGGTATGGAATGCCATGAAGAAAGTGAGGATTGGATTTATGAAAAAAGAAGATATTATAAAACTTTTTAG
- a CDS encoding DUF2173 family protein — translation MSEKLDKLMQLKGAIAAGEYTPDGKLVEYKGPMPKEMAEMIAKMVAANTLMGTVEAESFTKISGMRWTPFLGWAVAAGEYVVCVMGNYGVFVRLTEADFNQIFKTLREVAGI, via the coding sequence ATGAGTGAAAAGCTCGATAAACTAATGCAATTAAAAGGAGCAATAGCTGCTGGAGAATATACACCAGATGGAAAACTTGTAGAGTATAAGGGACCAATGCCTAAGGAGATGGCTGAGATGATAGCAAAGATGGTAGCAGCTAACACTTTAATGGGAACTGTGGAAGCAGAGTCTTTCACAAAGATTTCTGGAATGAGATGGACACCATTCTTAGGGTGGGCTGTAGCTGCAGGAGAGTATGTAGTATGCGTAATGGGAAATTATGGAGTGTTCGTTAGACTTACTGAGGCAGATTTCAATCAAATATTTAAGACATTAAGAGAAGTAGCTGGAATCTAA